In the genome of Arachis stenosperma cultivar V10309 chromosome 2, arast.V10309.gnm1.PFL2, whole genome shotgun sequence, the window gtaatttttcccattgaaaagaGGCAGTCGGTTGCTTGACTGTCCTTCTGTAAGGTTGTAGGACACAAGATTTGAGCCACTGCTTTCTGCCATCTggatcttttctccaagctgcaaagcttgatctctttgagaccaagttctgataccaattgatggttttcagtggctaagagaagggggttgaatcttagcccctttttttGCTCAATAACACTTGCTGGTCTTTGAAATGACTTCAGgagactttttaatttttgtctcgtccctagccacgagacttttatttttgtctcgtcacttggcacgagataattTCAGTTTTAGCTCTTGTGCAGTAAAAACAGAAATGAagtagagaagagagaaaattacacctagatatatcctggttcagctgctaagtgcagtgcagcctacatccagtctccatcacaacaatgatggaatttcattATAATCTTCTTGATTACAgactgtaaagtgctaacccaacttacaagaagatttccacagaatcatgaaacacaacacagatgtacaaaagaactctaaggacatctatggctttttcttttaattttgcactctctgccttttttcgctctatggctttttcatacaaacctcactgtttgccttttttccatgagactcaagacatgacaaaattaaacagaaaaattcaaaacataatacattgaaggagaagaaaaactgttagctcaggtagctctgagaactctgtgccttgcactctaaCTTCTTTCTCCTTGCTCCAAACCGTGGTTGTTCTCTCTTTTTATAGAAGAGGGAAGCCTCCATATTTGAAGCCAAAAACCAAGccaccttcttcttctccaagaataaaaccggttcggccagagagagaagagataacctaTGCAAAACcaaacatgcaattacctctagtccttccttagTCATCAaacttcatcaatccgagcgctccattcttggcttgctctccaagatgaatttctggcccttgatgcttcatgatgatgatggcttctTCTGCTCCACTTTTGCTTCCTCCCTCACGTAGTCACCCTAGCTACCTTCTGTGATGAGTGAACCCAAAAGCAGTGACAAGCCATCTCTCCAAGGATCTTCtccttgctggccgaatctcCTTCAACCATTTTCGGTATGAAGAAGCCAAGATCTCATCACCATATCTTACCATAAGTGATAAGAATCTCAGCCACtacattttttatgttttcttgccatcagtttgatggtcttgatgcatgTAGCTCCTTCTTTCTTTTGGTAGCTTAACTTAGCTTCCATAATTTCCTATGTGATATGAccgaagagaagaaagagatgagagagaagttAGAGCTAGAAGAAAAGCAATTAAATGAATCAAATTAATTGAAATGGgattgcttttacttcccttgcAGTTTAGCGTGCAGCATTGATGTTCCATCACATGGTGAAGTGTGAGATCTGTTGAAGGCATAAAACAATAACAACATTTACTTTCCTGATTAATTATTTTCGGATCATGCATTGGGTATATAGCAAAAATGATTAACTTGGGCTTGTAGCAATAATAGTTCAATTTTGGCCCAAGTATTGTAACCATTAATTCAGCCATATGGATCAAAAGATTTTTGTATTAATACTGAATGTTAACTTTAATTTGGGCCTATGATAATGTTTGAATTCTGTCTCAAATAATCACAAATTGCTTCAGCCACATAATAGAGAAAACATTTAAACAAGGCCGAATGGTTTTAAATATATTAGgcaatatttatcttttattttcggCCCAATAACAAATTTGCAcacacaaaattattaattaagcaagtatgaattaagatcaaattaataatatttttaataatgtttgttcattatcaaattaaattagagttttccaaactcatcaaaaATTATGGGAGGTATAtaaatcggaccctccgatttgtgtttaaaatttttttttaattttttcaacacAAATCAGACGGTCCGAGTACAGAAATCGGACAGTCCAATTTCTGTACCTCTTAAAAATCAGACGGTCCGATTTGTATTCCATACATTATTACAACGTAATCATCCCACATTTTAGAAAAACATAGATTACAATTTAGAAAAACATCATTGTTaatccaatattaaaaataaaaaattgcatTTGAATATACACAAAGCTCTCTCTTACCTTCCTGACACCACTAACGGGAAAAATACCAAAGGGAGTAAGGGACTGTGTTGAACACcatttactaaaaaaaaaaaagaggtttTGTGCATATGCCAATAGCTACTTATCTCAGGAATAGTTCTAACATTTACTGATGTACAACTCAGACCAAAGAAATGAAACGTAATCATGTCCTTTGTGAAACCTTTAACTACAATTCTGAGAACATTCTCCCATTCTTGTTCATTTTGCTTCTTGAAGTGATGCGCGTATGGTCACGGCGTCCACCATTTTATTTATGCTGCAAATTAGACCCAAAATATTATCAGAACAATTGAAAAGTGCATGTTACATAGTTAGAATTGCTTACTAAGAATATGGCGTATGTTATACTTGTACCAAAGAAACTCACCAGAAAAGGAAATCTCCACTAGAGGCCAACTTCTCAGAAATCCATTCTGGTGCTAGTTCTAGCAACAAATTCAATTGTTCTTCTACTTCGCCTGAGAATAATAGAATAAAGAAAGTAAATTTAGAGTGGGGGAAGCTAGAAAATAgtcaatcattttttttattatagaaCAGGGCCTTACTTCTATCAACAATATCACAATTGCCAGAGATTATCTTGCTCACAAGCTCCTCTTTCGTGATAACGGAGCGGTTCATTGACTGGAGCAAGAGGTGAATCATGTTAAAGATCTTAGGTAGGCCAGCGATCATTTTTCGCCGTCTCTTTGCTTGTGAAATAGCTGGATCTCTTTCCTCCATTGCTTGTATTTCCTTTTCTCTAATCTGCAAAGAGTAAAGGCATTGTTACTCTTGATCCGACTCTAGCAATGGAATAAAATGAGGCTAGATAGATATTCGGTCCAAAACTGTGGAACTACTCGTGAAATAGATGAACAGCATTGCAGAATATGAAATAAAAGAGTTTCAAATccttatttcaaattttttagaCCGTGAAGAAAAAGTAGCTTTAATTCCATAGAAAACATTTGatgaaattatttaaaaataatgagTTTTTCATGTGAAGGGATATCCAACGAAAAAGTAGCTGCAACACTTAATTGCAACAAGCCAACAACATATTTTAGCAGTGTAATTGATCAGAAAACCAACAGATATTAATGCTAATCTGTAACTATTTCTTCATGTAGCATTACAAGGAAGCAGAAGGCATACCGATTGCAGAAGACTCTCAGGGAGAACATCCAAAAGATCATCATATTCTTCCTCTGCCTCCTTATTTTTAACTGGAGTTTCAAATTTCTCTTTCTCTGCCTCCTTATTTTTAACCGGAGTTTCGAATTTCAACGACCTTAGCGATGGAGGTGGGCGCCTAACCAACTTGTTAGTAGTAGTGGAAGAGTTATCCTCTGGACTCATGAATTGTCTCTTAGGAGGCGTAGGCAATGCAGGTGTTATGCTGGCTGGAGTAGAAATACACTTGGCTGGGGTTGACACAGCATCAAAGCACTTTTGAGACCCATTATTTTCTGTATGTTCAATGGTTTTGCATGGAGTAGCAAGTGGAGCACCAGATGAAGAACAATTTGTGAGGCATACTTCATTACTGGCTCCTTCTGAGGTAGGTTTTTCACTCAGGCTTGACTCTGAATCCGGTAAAACCACAGTTTGCAATGAATCTGATGGCAATTTTTCCAGTGCATTATTATCTGTTCCATTTTCCTTCAACCTCTGAGAGAACCGTCTTCTGAAAGATTGAGGCACATGAGAGGCTGCTGATGGTTGCTGGTTAAGGGATTCAATTGATGTCCTAACAGGTTCTAACAAGTCTATTTCAGTGTCATTATCCGGAATGACTGCCGATGATACTGTTGAAGGGTGAGCTGCATCTGCATCCGATATTGTCGCCTTAGATGAGAAAGGCCTTGTCAATATGTCTGATAGACGATGTTGCTTTGGGTTGAATGGTTCGGGTAGCACTTCTTCCGGAATTTCATCTCCCTAGATGTAGAAGCACATTTTATATCAAATTACAAAtgatttaagaaaaaaaagcaatCAATCAAAGTGAGATTGCGGTACTAACTGTTATCAATAAAGCAATAGCTTACAAGATTTCCCTacctattaaaaacttcttttgaTAATGACACCATCATGTCATTGTGCTATTCACCAAATAAAGTTTTCCATATATCAAAAGCTATATTTCCCAGTACCATACATCTCATATTTTCAACATTAATTCATTAGAATTCCATTGGACGATTCTTAGTTTCTTACAAGGAAAGAGGGAAAATAAAATTGGAAAAGTAACTGATGCAATTCTGAACTTGAAAAGGCAATCAATGCTGCAACCAGCACAAAGCAATGTGATTCAACAAGTTAAtgttcaaaataaattttatcaaCCAAACACTGTAGTTGGAGAAACTTGCATACCCCAGGATGGGATTCAACAAAATCTCTCAGCCTCGCACGGAACAACTTCCTCAACAGCATGCCCCGGCCGCCTTCGCTTGGCGACTTTGATTCATACTCCACCGCATCATAGTTAATAGTGACATGCAGATCTGGCTTCATACAACTTGTCTTCTCATCAAACACTAACACCTTCTTGGCCACAATTGCCTCAGGCAACACGAATTTCAACTGAGCCAAATGACCAAGTGTAAACCTCCTAAACAAGCCACAAatcacaaataattttttttatcaaaaaccTTGAACCAACAACATTTAAACATAAATactatagaaaataaaaaataaatgaaataaagGAAGCAGAAGGTAACtgtaacttaaaaaataattaaagaaactTAAAACTCTTTAGTCCTCAGAGATCTAAAACAAACAACATAAAACTACAAATTATGTAATAATATCTCTCTAGAAATAAATTACCCTAGCAGTAGCAATTATCACTTCAATTACATACTCATACCTATCAGTTAAACTTTCAATCTTGTGGCTGATTTTGGAGAAAGACGGTGTCATTCCTTTCATGCGCAGCAATCGAATCGAACAATCCAACCTAGCAAAATACTCGACCAAAATCTCATACCTGcaaacacacacaaaaaaatcacaaattgaaaataaaataaacgaAGTTCAAAGACTTAGATATATTACTTTTCGGGAAGCTTGAAGGCTTCTTCTTCATCGGAACCGGTTTTTTGTGGTTTGGTCGGCGAACGCAGCTCGATCTGCCTCCTCGCAGATTTGTCGCCAAACGACGTCGTTTCAGGGCCGCGCTGCTCCTGGAGGCCCTTGGCAACTCTCCGCACCTCCGACAACGAGAGCGCTATGCCACGATTGCGCGTGCGGCGCGTGTGGCGCGTCAGCTCCGGTGGCTTCTCCGGTGTCTTGGTATTGAGCGAAACCGAATCTGAAGAAACGAGTTTTGAGCTCAGATCCTTGTGTTTCTTCGATCTGCATGATGAAGATGGTGAAGCCTCTAAGGAAGATCTCATTTTTTAATTGGATCTGAgattttaatgaaaaataaatataaaataaaataaaaatttggtgGGAAAGGGAAAAAAATTGGGGTTGTGTTTATATAGTGGGGTTTTGTTTTGCGCGGGAATGGGTGGCACGTTTGTTCCCGCCAAAATGTCCCGTTGGTTCCCGCGAGTGGTGGGTCTAATTGGTGGCGCATTGGTGGGCCTATTTATGGGCCTTGTGTGAGGTACAATTTGGGCCTATTTGTGCTTTATTGTGTAATTTGGGTTGGGAAAGAAGCGAAGTTTAGAGATATTACTTTGTTGTAGGGTTAAATGACCATAAGGTCtatacccaaaaaaaaaaagaccacAAGGTgccgaaaaaattaaaaatcaatgaGGATTAAggagaaagaagaaagcaaTGGAAAAGGGAAACTTGCGGGGCaggtaaattaaattattaaatagatagtgtatataaaataataaaatacaaatgcaACTTACACTACGGAAGTGGTACCTTGAGAATTGGTATTGTAATGGTATCTTTGAGAATTTATTCCTATTTATTCCTCTCTCTTGTACCAAATTAATAAGCACTACACCAAGTCACCAACAATAGATTATGTAAATTACAAAAATGTTAAGTCACAACAAAAatgttatatacatactaaaAGCTAGTCTATATATATTGATTTACATTTTAAATTTCATAATTAATcaccaaaattattaaaattatcatattacaataattaaatttatttatagtagtataatttaaaaaaattatgaaatatcAAATACATAGCTTtatatgataattaattaatgattgaCTTTTTTATACAAGTGTTGTGTAACATGATTGATAAGATTAATATGAAATAGCTTTTTgtaattaactaatatttttatctgtaatatcattataaaaatataaattttttaaaattatgtcaGTCATGACATTATAGATTATggaacaaaaaatttataacattaaattatttttataaaaagattgTAAGGGACAAAAGTCTTTATCGACTAAGAAAATCAGGGTCTctgtagataaaaaaattaaataataaattttttagttattatttttatatgaaagagtttaaaattttactaataatgaattttaacattcgttatctaaaatttgaaagaatttaacgtgtatacttttatatttgattAGGTGTGTAAGTCTGttgtataaataaaaataattaattatgcttgctgtttaaaaataatatttttctcatatataaaaatataattagatattagcataaaaaaatttatattgatagttataaaattaactcaaatttattttttttaaataattgaatcttaattctaaCTTTTAATCACAACAtgattattttttctaaattatatgtaataatcatttgaaaaaaaaagtaaaaatatagattagaaagataagcaataaaaatttaaactagataaaaaatatgcatataataatattttttatttaaattatattatattgttaattttattttttgtagaacAGGAAGGtagagaaaaatagaaaatgagagaaaaaagagagaaagataaagaagaagaatgagagggggagtttgttaattttaaaagttaagaaaaaattttattttaattataatgaaaaatatatggtgacatattttgatttgtcaaattactaatatggaggaagaactctttaattttggaggaaaaaaatttgatttctatTATAATGAGAGAGTGATATATAGCACATTTttgttgtaaaattagtaatatactAGTGTTTTTGCCAACACTTTGAAACTATGTTGGCTTTGTCTTGACGTTATAGATAACGGTAGAAAAGATTTATAGAATTAAATTACTTTTACAAAAAAGTGGTAGGGGACAAAGGTCTCCGTCAGCTAAGAAGACCAAATTCTTCGTAGAtacaaaaaatcaaataataagtTTTTTAGTTATTGTTTTTATATGcaagagtttaattttttactaatagttaattttaacatttattctctaaaattttgaaaaaatttaatgtatatacttttacattttgattatgtgttaaatttgttgaacaaataaaaataattaatttttatgtttattatttaaaaataatattttctccctacatatataattagatattagtataaaaattttatattcatagttataaaattaactcaaaattaattttttaaataattaaattttaattctaattattaattacaaCATTAGTATTTTCTCCAAATTATATGTACTAAATATTTGAAGGAAGAGAAgtgaaaatatagattacaaatataaataataaaaatttaaagtaaaaaaactaaaaaatatgtatataataataataataataataataataataataataataatatatatatttatgttagTAATATTACTggatatttttaattatattgttttattaattttattttttataaattaaaaagatagagatatataaaaaatgagagaaaaaaagagaaagatgaaaaagaagaaggagagatATATAGGGTTTgttaattttggaggaaaagattttaatattttaattgtaataaaAGAATATCTTGTGACATATTTTGGATTAtcaaattagtaatataaaatataaattataagttaTATATAGAGTGAGAAGGAAAGAGGGAAATTGAGAAGGAGAGAAAGGTAGATAAGAAGATGGATGAATGTAATTTAttagttttagaaaaaaatatttcatctCAATTTTAATGAGAAAATATTATGTGATATATTTTGGttgttaaattaataaataataatatagttatattttaattttaatttaattttacttgtaattagaaaatattatattacatattttgattgtcaaatttataattaatcatTGATAATGTATAAAAGAGATAGAATAGATAAAAAATAGAGAGATATAGAAAGGATcagaaagagagaaaagaaaagaaatttttttaattttaaagaaaaaatttaattttaattataataaaaaaatgatatgtAACACaatttagttataaaattaataatatataataaataatagataatagataAATGTATGAATTTTAacaataagaaaaatataaagagGCAAAGATTTGGTTCAAAGATCATAATAATGAAAGATGAAAAGACAACACAAAAGAGTTAGAGAGATCACAAATAGGAGGGACAGAGCTGAATTCATCTATTTCTATGTCTAAGATAAAGTACTCAATTACTCATATTACAAATAAGTTCAAAATCAACCCACCCAACTCCTTTCCCCAGAAGGCTCCAGGTGGGAATTGCATTTAAAAAGTGCAAGATTTTAGTCATTGTTAAAAATAAGTGAATAATTTAAAGAGTGTATTATTGAGTGGGTTCAAAACCAACCCaactcccccccccccccaaaggCTCCAAGTGTGAATTGCATTTGAAAAGTGCAAGATTTTAATCATTGTTAGAAATAAGTGAGTAATTTAAAGAGTGTATTATTGAATGAGCTGAAAGGTATAATATATAGAGGTATATATAGGTGTtagaagaattaaaataataaaagtatacaattttacaataaatataaatgataCTAATTGATCTAAATTGATTCAAATTTATTCTTTAATATCCCTCCTCGAACTCAAGTGGAAGCTAAGGATACTATATTGAGTTTCGATACTAGAGTCCGAAAACAAGTATGATGATGAGTTTTCGTGAAGATATCAGCAGTCTGATCCAGAGTTCCAACAGCGGCGAGGCGAATAGTATCAATAAGGAGACGCTGCTGGACAAAGTGACAATCAATCTCAATGTGTTTGGTATATTCATGAAATACATCATTATGCGTAATCTGAATAGCACTGCAATTGTCACAAAAGATATCAGTTGGAGATGACTGAGGAACACCCAAATCTGTAAGAAGCCAACAAATCGAGACAACCACAACAGTGGTGTCAGCGAGAGCACAATATTCAACTTCTGTGCTTGATCGAGCAGTAAATGGGCAGAAAAAATGAGATAAAGATAAATGGgcaaaaaaaacaaacaataaaGGCCAACCAACATCTCCGTACGCTTGAAGAGATAAAGATAAATGGACAGAAAAATAAAGGTCATGAAATATGGTGCCTTAGATGTAGCAAAAAAAGTGAAGAATTGCCGCTAGAAAACGCAGACGAACTGCCACAAGAAAGCGCAGACAAAACTACTACAAGGAAGCGCAGACAGAACTGTCAAAGGAACCACAGACAGAACTGCCAAAGAAAGCGCAAACGAAACTGTCACAAGGAAACGTAGAAGAAACTGCCAAAATGATGGCAAACTGCCCAAAAACTTCTAAAATGTGGTAAACTACGAAGTGATGGTAAATGTCAGAGGATGACGAACTGTCGGAAAGTgacaaaaaatatgtattttctCTATGAGAATAGATAAGCAGCAGATGACAATGGTGTTTGATTCATTAGATTCGAAAAGACACAAGACAGATAGTATAGGCTAATCGGTAAAGTAAGAAAAGTATCAAAGCATtgacaaaagaaaaggaaaaaaataacaCTGAAGAAAAGTACGATAATTTCACCAGAAGAAAATAAACTTATCCACCTCAAGGAGGATACCATAACTCTGATATTATGTTAAAAACAAATGAGTAATCTGAAGAGTGTATTATTGAGTGAGTTGAAAAGTACAATACATAGAgataaagtaataaaaatataca includes:
- the LOC130961682 gene encoding CDT1-like protein b; protein product: MRSSLEASPSSSCRSKKHKDLSSKLVSSDSVSLNTKTPEKPPELTRHTRRTRNRGIALSLSEVRRVAKGLQEQRGPETTSFGDKSARRQIELRSPTKPQKTGSDEEEAFKLPEKYEILVEYFARLDCSIRLLRMKGMTPSFSKISHKIESLTDRRFTLGHLAQLKFVLPEAIVAKKVLVFDEKTSCMKPDLHVTINYDAVEYESKSPSEGGRGMLLRKLFRARLRDFVESHPGGDEIPEEVLPEPFNPKQHRLSDILTRPFSSKATISDADAAHPSTVSSAVIPDNDTEIDLLEPVRTSIESLNQQPSAASHVPQSFRRRFSQRLKENGTDNNALEKLPSDSLQTVVLPDSESSLSEKPTSEGASNEVCLTNCSSSGAPLATPCKTIEHTENNGSQKCFDAVSTPAKCISTPASITPALPTPPKRQFMSPEDNSSTTTNKLVRRPPPSLRSLKFETPVKNKEAEKEKFETPVKNKEAEEEYDDLLDVLPESLLQSIREKEIQAMEERDPAISQAKRRRKMIAGLPKIFNMIHLLLQSMNRSVITKEELVSKIISGNCDIVDRSEVEEQLNLLLELAPEWISEKLASSGDFLFCINKMVDAVTIRASLQEAK